One Rhodobacteraceae bacterium M385 genomic region harbors:
- a CDS encoding tripartite tricarboxylate transporter substrate binding protein: MTTLPLTIALALPAVAQDSFPDRSLRIVHGFGPGGNADTVSRIMAEQMTQGLGEPVVVESRPGAGGTVASGYVSGEDPDGYTMQLLVGGHAVAAALYNELPFEPVDDYTFLSTLGQFPFFIAARAGEYESIEALIEAAMADPGSIVIGHSGVGSTQHLTGELLGLETGADFIHVPYQGGAAASTALMGGEVNLIIDTGTVIRGQADAGVYDILAVTSAERWPGYEDVPTVNETVAEGFDVISWTALGAPAGLPEDVEATLSEEIARVLAIDEVQEQIAALGANPQGSTGAELQALVERQIAVWTTVIDTAEIERR, translated from the coding sequence ATGACTACGCTACCCCTGACGATCGCTCTGGCACTGCCAGCCGTGGCGCAGGACAGCTTTCCAGACCGCTCGCTGCGGATCGTTCATGGCTTTGGGCCGGGCGGCAATGCGGATACGGTTTCGCGGATCATGGCCGAACAGATGACCCAAGGTTTGGGAGAACCCGTGGTCGTGGAATCGCGCCCCGGTGCCGGCGGCACGGTGGCTTCGGGCTATGTCTCGGGCGAAGACCCCGATGGCTACACCATGCAACTTCTGGTGGGCGGTCATGCTGTGGCAGCCGCGCTCTATAACGAGCTGCCTTTTGAGCCTGTGGATGACTACACATTCCTGTCCACGCTGGGCCAATTCCCGTTCTTCATCGCGGCACGCGCTGGCGAGTATGAATCCATTGAGGCGCTGATCGAAGCGGCGATGGCTGACCCCGGTTCTATCGTGATTGGCCATTCCGGCGTTGGCTCTACGCAACATTTGACCGGTGAACTTCTGGGTCTTGAGACAGGCGCGGACTTCATTCACGTGCCCTACCAAGGCGGCGCGGCGGCGAGCACGGCCCTGATGGGGGGCGAAGTGAACCTGATCATCGACACGGGCACCGTTATTCGCGGGCAGGCCGATGCGGGTGTCTACGATATCCTTGCCGTCACCTCTGCGGAGCGCTGGCCGGGCTATGAAGACGTGCCAACGGTGAATGAGACCGTTGCCGAAGGCTTTGACGTGATCTCTTGGACGGCCCTTGGGGCGCCCGCTGGCCTTCCCGAAGATGTTGAGGCCACCTTGTCCGAAGAGATCGCTCGCGTCTTGGCCATTGATGAGGTGCAAGAACAGATTGCGGCCCTTGGTGCCAACCCCCAAGGCTCTACCGGGGCAGAGCTTCAGGCGTTGGTAGAACGTCAGATTGCCGTTTGGACGACAGTGATCGACACGGCTGAAATCGAACGCCGTTAA
- a CDS encoding tripartite tricarboxylate transporter TctB family protein, producing MTPEDQKQPPVWHRALSGGVLLLIGLGMLAIGWDYPVGQLTQMGPGFVPRAIALMICAIAAAIITIDVQNPRLGRGDDIHWRGLIFVAAAILIFAGLVDVAGLVPSMFLAVAVSMFADKQVKPLTVLIYSVVATLIGWLLFLVILELPIPAFWRWS from the coding sequence ATGACACCAGAAGACCAAAAACAGCCACCGGTCTGGCACCGCGCCCTAAGCGGGGGTGTGTTGCTATTGATCGGGCTTGGTATGCTGGCCATTGGCTGGGATTACCCGGTGGGGCAGTTGACCCAAATGGGGCCGGGTTTTGTGCCGCGCGCCATCGCTTTGATGATCTGCGCGATTGCGGCGGCGATCATTACGATAGATGTGCAAAACCCCCGGCTAGGGCGCGGAGATGATATCCATTGGCGTGGTCTGATTTTTGTTGCCGCGGCCATTTTGATTTTTGCGGGCTTGGTGGATGTGGCGGGACTTGTACCGTCGATGTTTCTTGCCGTGGCTGTGTCTATGTTTGCTGACAAGCAGGTTAAGCCTCTGACCGTGCTGATCTATTCTGTCGTGGCCACGCTGATCGGCTGGTTGTTGTTTCTGGTCATTCTCGAACTGCCAATCCCGGCATTTTGGAGGTGGTCATGA
- a CDS encoding Ldh family oxidoreductase gives MSLFRPQDLHAYAAALLEAGGYTSAHAACTADVLVWANARGTNSHGVLRIPRYIEMVKQGMIAPKAEPKIATQVGAMAVLEVNRAPGPSGMLAAMTTAVDIAEDMGIGWCSARNITHAGAVGYFALEAAKRGCVGIVMTASGPLMAYHGARVSGLSTNPLSISAPSANLPLLLDMSTSTVALGKIMQAKDTGARIPEGWAIDAAGRPATDPAQVETLTPMSGPKGSGLSLMIEVLSSLLVSNPVISTVLMGEKGAMNGAAIALKVDKFTDPDLFSVQVAELAQSLKALPKASDTDEILMPGERGFRLSQERMAQGIPIAEGTLQRLAKLGDALGVAPPQTIAAEPQHTSVPI, from the coding sequence ATGCGGCCTGCACGGCGGATGTGCTGGTTTGGGCCAACGCAAGGGGTACGAATTCCCACGGGGTTTTGCGCATTCCCCGCTACATCGAAATGGTGAAGCAGGGGATGATTGCCCCGAAAGCCGAGCCAAAGATTGCCACCCAAGTCGGGGCAATGGCCGTGTTGGAGGTAAATCGCGCGCCCGGTCCATCGGGGATGTTGGCGGCGATGACGACGGCGGTAGATATCGCTGAAGATATGGGTATCGGCTGGTGCTCGGCCCGCAATATCACCCATGCCGGTGCCGTGGGCTATTTCGCGTTAGAGGCCGCCAAGAGGGGCTGTGTAGGCATCGTGATGACCGCCTCCGGCCCGCTTATGGCCTACCATGGCGCGCGGGTGTCGGGGCTGTCCACGAACCCGCTTTCGATCAGTGCGCCTTCGGCTAACCTGCCGCTTTTGTTGGATATGTCTACTTCGACGGTGGCTCTTGGAAAGATCATGCAAGCCAAGGATACTGGCGCGCGTATTCCCGAAGGATGGGCGATTGACGCCGCGGGCCGCCCGGCAACGGACCCCGCGCAGGTCGAGACTTTGACCCCGATGAGCGGCCCCAAAGGCTCGGGCCTGTCTTTAATGATCGAGGTTCTCTCCAGCTTGTTGGTCTCCAATCCCGTCATCTCGACTGTGCTAATGGGGGAAAAGGGCGCGATGAACGGGGCCGCGATTGCGCTTAAGGTCGATAAGTTCACCGACCCGGACTTGTTCTCTGTCCAAGTGGCCGAGCTGGCGCAATCGTTGAAGGCGCTTCCCAAGGCGTCTGACACCGACGAAATCTTGATGCCCGGGGAGCGCGGTTTCCGGCTGTCGCAAGAGCGCATGGCCCAAGGCATACCGATAGCCGAGGGCACCTTGCAGCGGCTGGCCAAACTGGGTGACGCTTTGGGCGTTGCACCGCCTCAGACCATCGCGGCAGAGCCGCAACATACATCCGTGCCGATCTAG
- a CDS encoding YciI family protein, with amino-acid sequence MAAKTPEELYASFLRQPLYVITTRPARAPGMQEVLPAHLEYQVGMERSGQLFGAGPIFEEGGTTPTGGMIIVRAEDEDAARKLADADPFHQAGLRQYTLHRWLLNEGSMTVTVRYSDQTAVVG; translated from the coding sequence ATGGCCGCGAAAACGCCTGAAGAACTCTATGCCTCGTTTCTGCGCCAACCCCTGTACGTGATCACCACGCGCCCCGCCCGCGCGCCGGGCATGCAAGAGGTGTTGCCCGCCCACTTGGAGTACCAGGTAGGAATGGAGCGTTCAGGGCAATTGTTTGGGGCTGGTCCGATCTTTGAAGAGGGTGGGACGACCCCCACAGGTGGCATGATTATCGTGCGCGCCGAGGATGAGGACGCCGCCCGAAAACTGGCCGATGCCGATCCGTTTCACCAAGCTGGATTGCGCCAATACACCCTTCACCGTTGGTTGCTGAATGAAGGCTCCATGACGGTTACCGTTCGCTATTCCGATCAAACTGCTGTTGTGGGTTAA
- a CDS encoding tripartite tricarboxylate transporter permease, which yields MIDQFLLGLSVVLQPEVLVYAFMGVFIGQLIGVLPGIGAITAISLLLPITFYLDATTSMILLAGIYYGSQYGGSIASILLNLPGTPSSVVTCLDGYPLAQKGRAGLALFVAAFSSFVGGMIGVSILVLAAIPMTSIALRFGAPEYAMLVVLGLLAASLVGTGSQLRSFAMVLLGVALGIVGADATTGFYRFVAMPELADGISLVSLAMGLFGVSEIIRNASDEGRPRPRLDLKVRDILPTREEAKTLGGPILRGSAIGSFFGALPGTGAAIASFMAYAMEKRVSDTPSKFGKGHLPGLAAPESSNNAASQTGFIPTLTLGIPGDAVMALIIGALILNGIIPGPRLMVDQPMLFWGVIASFFVGNIILLLINIPLIRLWVLLLRIPYQKLYPVIVVMICVGVYSHRTSVTDVVLTLAFGVIGYFMKSYRFEPAPVLLGFVLGPLLEDNFRRTMLIYRGDFMIFLERPISAVLLTCTTALIVFSLYSAIRNYRQTVGKPTSKKR from the coding sequence ATGATTGATCAGTTTCTTCTTGGCCTGTCGGTTGTTCTGCAACCAGAGGTCTTGGTTTATGCCTTCATGGGTGTGTTTATCGGCCAATTGATCGGCGTTCTGCCCGGTATCGGGGCGATCACGGCGATCTCTTTGCTATTGCCCATCACCTTCTATCTGGACGCTACGACATCCATGATCTTGCTGGCGGGCATCTACTATGGCTCGCAATATGGCGGCTCGATCGCGTCTATTTTGCTGAATTTACCGGGGACGCCGTCGTCGGTCGTGACCTGTCTGGACGGCTATCCATTGGCGCAAAAGGGCAGGGCGGGGCTGGCGCTGTTCGTGGCGGCATTCTCGTCTTTCGTGGGTGGCATGATCGGCGTGTCGATCCTTGTGCTTGCGGCCATTCCCATGACCTCTATCGCGCTGCGCTTTGGGGCACCTGAATATGCGATGTTGGTGGTCTTGGGCCTCTTGGCGGCGTCTTTGGTGGGTACCGGCTCGCAATTGCGGTCCTTCGCAATGGTATTGTTGGGGGTAGCCCTCGGGATCGTGGGCGCGGATGCCACCACTGGCTTCTACCGCTTCGTGGCGATGCCCGAACTGGCCGATGGCATTAGCCTTGTGTCTCTGGCAATGGGGCTATTCGGCGTCAGCGAGATCATTCGCAACGCCAGCGACGAAGGGCGGCCCCGTCCGCGCCTTGACCTGAAAGTCCGGGATATTTTGCCAACGCGGGAAGAGGCCAAGACCCTTGGCGGTCCGATCCTGCGTGGCTCTGCCATCGGCAGCTTCTTCGGGGCGTTGCCCGGCACCGGGGCTGCGATTGCGTCCTTCATGGCCTATGCGATGGAAAAGCGGGTCTCTGACACGCCATCGAAGTTTGGCAAAGGGCACCTGCCAGGGTTGGCCGCGCCGGAATCGTCCAACAACGCGGCGTCTCAGACCGGGTTTATCCCGACCCTGACCCTTGGCATTCCCGGGGATGCGGTCATGGCGCTGATCATCGGGGCGTTGATCCTGAACGGTATCATTCCCGGCCCGCGCCTGATGGTGGACCAGCCAATGCTTTTTTGGGGCGTGATTGCCAGCTTCTTTGTCGGCAACATCATCCTTTTGCTGATCAACATTCCCCTGATCCGCTTGTGGGTTTTGTTGCTCCGCATCCCGTATCAGAAGCTGTATCCGGTGATCGTGGTGATGATCTGCGTCGGCGTCTATTCGCACCGCACCAGCGTAACCGACGTGGTGCTGACGCTGGCTTTCGGGGTCATCGGCTACTTCATGAAAAGCTACCGGTTTGAGCCCGCGCCCGTGTTGCTTGGCTTCGTGCTAGGCCCGCTTTTGGAAGATAATTTCCGCCGCACGATGCTGATCTACCGGGGCGATTTCATGATCTTCTTGGAACGCCCGATCAGCGCCGTGCTGCTGACCTGCACAACGGCTTTGATCGTGTTCTCGCTCTACTCAGCCATTCGAAATTACCGTCAAACGGTGGGGAAACCCACGAGCAAGAAACGGTAG